The stretch of DNA AAGAAGCCAAGGCCTTCCTGACCCGTAAATGGGCGAAAGAACTGGACTACCGCTTGATCAAGGAGCTCTGGGCTTACTCGGATACGCGCATTGCCGTGCGCTACGCCTATGAATGGCACGACGATTCGGGCAACTGGTTCCGCTCTTATGGCAATGAAAACTGGGAGTTCGATGAGCACGGCCTGATGTTCCAGCGTTATGCCTGCATCAACGACATGCCGATCAAGGAAAGCGAGCGCAAGTTCCACTGGCCGCTGGGGCGGCGCCCGGATGATCATCCGGGCCTGTCCGACCTCGGCCTGTAAATTCACACAGATCGAAAATGTGCGAGCGGGCTTGCTCGCGAAGGCGGTGTATCAGCGACATGAATATTGACTGACACAACGCTTTCGCGAGCAAGCCCGCTCCCACGTTGGTTTTGCATTGCCATCGCAAGAAATGCATCCAGCACACGATCAAACTCGCCCGTTCTCGACTTCGGTGATCAACACCAGCAATTCGTACGCCTGAACTTCGGCTGCCCGCGCTCGCTGCTCGAAGAAGGCATCGCCCGCATGGAGCACGCCCTGACTAACCGCAACTCCTGAACCCACAGCAGTTCCCCTGTGGGAGCGGGCTTGCTCGCGAAGGCGGTGTATCCGCGACATGAATGCTGACTGACACGACGCTTTCGCGAGCAAGCCTGCTCCCACATTTGCTTTGTAGTGGTCAGGCGACTGCCGGAGTCTTTTGAGAATGCGTTTCAGCCTCCAGTTCGCGCACCAACGGCAACACTCGCTTGCCGAAATACTCCACCTCCTCCTGAAAGTGCAGGAACCCCGCCAACACCAGATCCACTCCCACCGCCTTCAGCGCCACAATCCGTTCGGCAATCTGCAATGGCGTACCGATCAGGTTGGTCTTGAAGCCATCGTTGTATTGCACCAGATCCTCGAACGTCGATTTCGCCCAGTTACCCTCACCTTCCGGCGATGCCCTGCCCGCCTGCTTCGCCGCGTCGCCAAAAGCATTCACCGCTTCCGGATCAGCCTGCTCGATGATCTGCGCCAGTACGGCGCGCGCCTCTTCTTCGGTGTCACGGGCGATGACGAAGGCGTTGACGCCGATTTTCACCGAGTGATTGTTCGCCGCCGCCTTGGCACGAATGTCATCAACCTGCGCCTTGATCCCCTCGACGCTGTTGCCGTTGGTGAAATACCAGTCTGACACCCGTGCCGCCATGTCCCGCGCGGCACGTGAACTGCCGCCCTGGAAGATCTCCGGGCGCCCCAGCGGTTTGGGCTTGAGGCTGTAATTGTCGAACCGGTAGAAGTCGCCGCGAAAGCTGAAGTTGTCCTGACTCCAGATCCCGCGCAGCGAACGAATGAACTCCTCGGAACGCCGATAGCGTTCGTCGTGTTCCAGCCAGTGCTCGCCGATCGCCTGAAACTCGCCCTTGAACCAGCCACTGACAATGTTCACCGCGATCCGGCCGTTGGTGAGTTGATCGATGGTTGCCAGTTGCTTGGCCGCCAGCGCCGGTTGCCATGGCCCCGGCAGAATCGCCGCGATCACTTTGAGCTTGCTGGTGGCGGCCAGCAGTGCGTGACTGAAAGCCACCGATTCATGCTGGAACTCGGCGCCGTAACCGGCAGTGAAGCGGATCTGCGTCAGCGCATATTCGAACCCCGCCGCTTCGGCGAGCTGCGCCAGTTTGCGGTTGTAGTCGATGCCCCAATCAGTGCGCTGCTCGATCTTGCTGACCACCAGACCACCACTGACGTTCGGCACCCAGTAGGCGAATTTCACGGCTTGCTTGCTCATTGGCGTGTCCTCGGGACATTGGGAAGGTCAAGGAGTCAGAGCAGCAAGCGTGCCAGCGTCCAGTCACCCGTTTTTATTGGGGTTGAGGCTGATGGAGTTGCATTGTTGGAGGGTGATTTGTTGTCGAGGTGTTGGGTGGGCAACAGTTGAATAGTCAGTGCCTGAGCTGGCCTCTTCGCGAGCAAGCCCGCTCCCACAGATGCAACATGTGGGAGTGGGCTTGCTCGCAAAGGCGTCCGACGGGTCGCCGCAAAAGCCGGATGCAGGTAACATGGCCGACCTCCCCGCAGCCCTTCTGCGCCCTGCCGAATAAGCCGACTCCATGCCTTTCGAACTCAGCGTTGACCTCACTACCCTGGCCGTTCTGGCCCTCGTCGCTTTCATTGCCGGTTTCATCGACGCCATCGCTGGCGGCGGCGGTCTGCTGACCACCCCGGCGCTGCTCACCGCCGGCTTGCCGCCGCACCTGGTACTGGGCACCAACAAGCTGAGTTCGACCTTCGGTTCGGCCACCGCCAGTTTCACTTTCTACCGGCGCAAGCTGTTCCACCCCCGGCAGTGGACGCACGCGATCATCGGCACCTTGGTCGGCGCACTGACCGGCGCCATCGTCGCCCACTATCTGCCAGCAGAATG from Pseudomonas sp. P8_229 encodes:
- a CDS encoding DUF1348 family protein, encoding MSTAAQVRPPLPPFNRESAIEKVRLAEDGWNSRDPEKVSLAYTLDTQWRNRAEFAHNREEAKAFLTRKWAKELDYRLIKELWAYSDTRIAVRYAYEWHDDSGNWFRSYGNENWEFDEHGLMFQRYACINDMPIKESERKFHWPLGRRPDDHPGLSDLGL
- the sfnG gene encoding dimethylsulfone monooxygenase SfnG, yielding MSKQAVKFAYWVPNVSGGLVVSKIEQRTDWGIDYNRKLAQLAEAAGFEYALTQIRFTAGYGAEFQHESVAFSHALLAATSKLKVIAAILPGPWQPALAAKQLATIDQLTNGRIAVNIVSGWFKGEFQAIGEHWLEHDERYRRSEEFIRSLRGIWSQDNFSFRGDFYRFDNYSLKPKPLGRPEIFQGGSSRAARDMAARVSDWYFTNGNSVEGIKAQVDDIRAKAAANNHSVKIGVNAFVIARDTEEEARAVLAQIIEQADPEAVNAFGDAAKQAGRASPEGEGNWAKSTFEDLVQYNDGFKTNLIGTPLQIAERIVALKAVGVDLVLAGFLHFQEEVEYFGKRVLPLVRELEAETHSQKTPAVA